One genomic region from Sorangium aterium encodes:
- a CDS encoding ABC transporter permease, with amino-acid sequence MSVQTGTSPPAGPASQRLVDRARHRVGHVLREPNPIWIRELKQAARLARTPIILLVLAVLMALLVATIGGIAAKEIAPAKTGVILFQVFFSLAYFVVALVGPAVAANSIASEREGRTWEAVLLTGIPPGEIARGKFLAAYTAISMYVVMLAPVGALPFLFGGITAMEVVIAFLFLFLIALLSVAFGLAISSKMASLRAAILVTLLLAFPLSIGLFSAGGSGLSYAAHLAWPEVPEGPPIWLPIAYQRAPLGLDYVLFLILLPIAAIGMPAWFLYQVTVANLTSESDDRSSGLKTWFAVCAPVATAAVAVPALSVDPSDRMPAIVAGVCAALSFLIFCVFLFAGEPIGPSRRVEVHWARSRASRLRRFFGPGVMRSAYLLLAVGVPAIAALWLIGHRLSLGAPVATPEIQAQQVQHVAVYALAVYVFLVGLGAFLRARIASPLVTRALLLTLLFTIAVGPWIVAAIAGLVAELDTSESALLVAAPSPFYAFVMLSKADQGDAGSVIAAGYTAAAGWVAVGLGLLSAARARCAAVVAQREAAFAETDALLAREDEAALAAEQAAPPHAATPEHAGPGSAAGTAA; translated from the coding sequence GTGAGCGTGCAGACTGGCACATCGCCGCCCGCCGGTCCGGCGTCGCAGCGGCTCGTCGATCGGGCGCGGCATCGCGTGGGGCACGTCCTGCGCGAGCCGAACCCGATCTGGATCCGTGAGCTCAAGCAGGCGGCGCGCCTCGCCCGCACGCCGATCATCCTGCTGGTGCTGGCCGTGCTGATGGCGCTGCTCGTGGCGACCATCGGCGGCATCGCGGCGAAGGAAATCGCGCCTGCGAAGACGGGCGTGATCCTGTTCCAGGTCTTCTTCTCGCTCGCGTACTTCGTGGTGGCGCTGGTCGGGCCGGCGGTCGCCGCGAACAGCATCGCTTCGGAGCGCGAGGGGCGCACCTGGGAGGCGGTGCTCCTGACGGGCATCCCGCCCGGCGAGATCGCGCGAGGCAAGTTCCTCGCCGCGTACACGGCGATCTCGATGTACGTGGTGATGCTCGCGCCGGTCGGGGCGCTGCCGTTCCTGTTCGGCGGGATCACCGCGATGGAGGTGGTGATCGCCTTCCTGTTCCTCTTCTTGATCGCGCTGCTCAGCGTGGCCTTCGGCCTGGCGATCAGCTCGAAGATGGCGAGCCTGCGCGCGGCGATCCTCGTCACGCTGCTGCTCGCGTTCCCGCTGTCGATCGGCCTGTTCTCGGCGGGGGGCTCGGGGCTCTCGTACGCGGCCCACCTGGCCTGGCCGGAGGTGCCCGAGGGGCCGCCGATCTGGCTCCCGATCGCCTACCAGCGCGCGCCTCTCGGCCTCGATTACGTGCTCTTCCTGATCCTCCTGCCGATCGCGGCGATCGGCATGCCCGCGTGGTTCCTGTACCAGGTGACCGTCGCGAACCTCACGAGCGAGAGCGACGATCGCTCTTCCGGGTTGAAGACGTGGTTCGCGGTCTGCGCGCCCGTGGCGACCGCCGCCGTCGCGGTGCCGGCGCTCTCGGTGGACCCCTCCGATCGCATGCCCGCGATCGTCGCGGGCGTGTGCGCGGCGCTCTCGTTTCTGATCTTCTGCGTGTTCCTCTTTGCCGGTGAGCCGATCGGCCCATCGCGCCGCGTCGAGGTTCACTGGGCTCGGAGCCGCGCCAGCCGGCTGCGTCGCTTCTTCGGCCCCGGCGTGATGCGCTCGGCGTACCTCCTCCTCGCGGTGGGGGTCCCCGCCATCGCCGCGCTCTGGCTCATCGGGCACCGGCTGAGCCTCGGCGCGCCCGTCGCGACGCCGGAGATCCAGGCGCAGCAGGTGCAGCACGTCGCCGTCTATGCGCTCGCCGTCTACGTGTTCCTCGTCGGGCTCGGCGCGTTCCTTCGCGCGCGGATCGCCTCGCCCCTGGTGACGCGGGCGCTGCTCCTGACGCTGCTCTTCACGATCGCGGTCGGCCCATGGATCGTCGCCGCCATCGCGGGCCTCGTCGCGGAGCTCGACACGAGCGAGAGCGCTCTCCTCGTCGCGGCCCCGTCGCCGTTCTACGCGTTCGTGATGCTCTCCAAGGCCGATCAGGGCGATGCAGGGTCTGTCATCGCCGCCGGGTACACGGCCGCAGCCGGCTGGGTCGCCGTCGGGCTCGGCCTGCTCTCCGCGGCCCGCGCGCGCTGCGCTGCCGTCGTCGCGCAACGCGAGGCGGCCTTCGCCGAGACGGACGCGCTCCTCGCCCGGGAAGACGAGGCGGCGCTCGCGGCGGAGCAGGCAGCGCCGCCGCACGCGGCCACGCCCGAGCACGCCGGGCCAGGGAGCGCCGCGGGCACTGCCGCCTGA